A region from the Mycobacterium heidelbergense genome encodes:
- a CDS encoding MMPL/RND family transporter, translating to MSEHRAEHRIRRPFVPRMVRILAIPIIGFWALLAVSTNTFMPQVERVAEELAGPVVPHYAPSQRALLSIGAKFHESDSTSLAMIVLEANRPLGDADHQYYDDLMRRLNQDPKHVQYVMDLWGKPITAAGAQSLDGKCAYVLLRLAGDIGQMQANESVAAVRDIVAKDTPPPGLKVYVSGAAPLASDTVAIANSSLNDITIVTIFLIIGMLLLVYRSIVTLFVPLAGVLFEMLVAKGVIATLGHLGYIELSSFAVNIVVALTLGAGTDYGIFLMGRYHEARHDGESREEAFYTAYKSVTPVILGSGLTIAGACYCLTFARLNYFHTMGPAVAISMLFTIAAALTLGPAFLTVGSLFGLFDPKSKAKAHLYRRIGTSVVRWPVPILFASAAAVMLGAIFVPTYRQNYDDRQYQPHNAPANLGFQAADRHFPKSKLFSEMLMIESDHDMRNSGDFISLDRAAKALERLPGVAMVQSITRPMGRALEHATIPYLFTTQGSGSGQQLPFNQQQNANTNEQAQITTHTVAVLRKEIDFFQQMSDELHKTVVTVEDLQKITDQMNQQISNVDDFFRPIKSYFYWERHCFDIPICWTFRSLFDALDNIDHLAADINDTKTSLEAIDRILPQIITQLKLTADDSEALAALLVSTYGQSSLQSTQTDQTFFDQVNVGLDFDQSRSDDFFYIPHEGFDNDDVKTGMQLLMSPDGQAARIIVTHEGDANGPEGVQHVEQFPTAITVALKETSLAGAKVYIGGSGATNKDIKEYAASDLLIVAIAAFVLIFLIMLFLTRSLMAALVIPSTVAFSYAGAFGLSILVWQHLIGLPLHWLILPLTFIILVAVGSDYNLLLILRVKEELHAGIHTGLIRALGSTGGVVTSAGLVFAFTMLAMLTSDLRTIGQVGSTVCIGLLLDTLIVRSFVVPCILRILGPWFWWPTLVRSRPLPQR from the coding sequence ATGAGCGAGCATCGGGCGGAGCATCGGATAAGACGCCCCTTCGTCCCCAGAATGGTCCGCATCCTCGCGATACCGATCATCGGCTTCTGGGCCCTGCTCGCCGTGTCGACGAACACCTTCATGCCGCAGGTCGAAAGGGTCGCAGAGGAACTCGCGGGGCCGGTGGTGCCGCACTACGCGCCGTCGCAGCGGGCGTTGCTGTCCATCGGCGCGAAGTTCCACGAGTCCGATTCGACCAGCTTGGCCATGATCGTGCTGGAAGCCAACCGGCCATTGGGCGATGCGGATCATCAGTACTACGACGATTTGATGCGCCGGCTCAACCAAGACCCCAAGCATGTGCAGTACGTCATGGATCTGTGGGGGAAGCCGATCACCGCGGCCGGGGCGCAGAGCCTCGACGGCAAGTGCGCATACGTGCTGTTGCGTCTCGCGGGCGATATCGGCCAGATGCAAGCGAATGAGTCCGTTGCCGCCGTCCGGGACATCGTCGCGAAGGACACGCCGCCGCCCGGGCTCAAGGTCTACGTCAGCGGCGCGGCCCCGCTTGCCTCGGACACGGTGGCCATTGCGAATTCGAGCCTGAACGACATCACGATCGTGACGATCTTCCTCATCATCGGGATGTTGCTGCTGGTGTACCGCTCCATCGTCACCCTGTTCGTGCCCTTGGCCGGCGTTCTGTTCGAGATGCTGGTCGCGAAGGGGGTTATCGCAACCCTCGGGCATCTCGGGTACATCGAACTCTCGTCGTTCGCCGTGAACATCGTCGTCGCGCTGACCCTGGGAGCGGGGACGGACTACGGCATCTTCCTGATGGGCCGCTATCACGAGGCGCGACACGACGGCGAAAGCAGGGAGGAGGCGTTTTACACCGCATATAAGAGTGTCACGCCCGTCATCCTCGGCTCGGGGCTGACGATCGCGGGGGCATGCTACTGCCTGACTTTCGCGCGACTCAACTACTTCCACACCATGGGGCCCGCCGTCGCGATCAGCATGCTGTTCACGATCGCGGCGGCGCTGACTCTCGGCCCGGCCTTCTTGACCGTGGGCAGCCTTTTCGGGCTCTTCGACCCAAAAAGCAAGGCCAAGGCACACCTGTATCGGCGGATCGGGACGAGCGTGGTCCGGTGGCCGGTGCCGATCCTCTTCGCCAGTGCCGCTGCGGTCATGCTCGGGGCGATCTTCGTGCCGACGTACCGCCAGAACTACGACGACCGTCAGTACCAGCCCCACAATGCCCCCGCCAATCTGGGCTTCCAGGCGGCCGATCGGCACTTCCCGAAGAGCAAGCTGTTCTCCGAGATGCTGATGATCGAGTCAGACCATGACATGCGGAACTCGGGTGACTTCATCTCATTGGACCGCGCGGCCAAGGCTCTCGAACGCCTTCCCGGCGTCGCGATGGTGCAGAGCATCACCAGGCCCATGGGCCGAGCTTTGGAACATGCCACCATCCCCTACCTGTTCACCACACAAGGCAGCGGGAGCGGTCAGCAGCTCCCGTTCAACCAGCAGCAAAACGCTAATACCAACGAGCAGGCACAGATCACGACGCACACCGTCGCGGTCCTGCGGAAAGAGATCGACTTTTTCCAACAGATGTCGGACGAGCTGCACAAGACAGTTGTCACCGTCGAGGACCTGCAAAAGATCACCGATCAGATGAATCAGCAAATCTCAAATGTCGACGATTTCTTCCGGCCGATCAAGAGCTATTTCTATTGGGAGCGCCACTGTTTCGACATCCCCATTTGCTGGACGTTTAGATCCCTATTCGATGCGCTCGACAATATCGACCATTTGGCCGCCGATATCAACGATACCAAAACCTCCCTCGAGGCCATCGACAGGATTTTGCCGCAAATAATCACGCAGCTGAAACTCACGGCCGACGACTCGGAGGCCCTGGCCGCTCTTTTGGTCAGCACCTACGGCCAGTCCTCTCTGCAGTCCACACAGACCGACCAGACATTCTTCGACCAGGTCAATGTGGGGCTCGACTTCGACCAGTCCCGCAGCGACGACTTCTTCTACATCCCGCACGAGGGCTTCGACAACGACGACGTCAAGACCGGCATGCAACTGCTGATGTCGCCGGACGGCCAGGCCGCTCGGATCATCGTCACCCACGAGGGGGACGCCAATGGCCCGGAAGGCGTCCAGCATGTCGAGCAATTCCCCACAGCTATAACGGTGGCGCTCAAAGAGACGTCGCTGGCCGGCGCGAAAGTTTATATCGGCGGTTCCGGCGCAACCAACAAGGACATCAAGGAATACGCCGCGTCCGATCTGCTTATCGTGGCGATCGCCGCCTTCGTGCTGATCTTCCTGATCATGCTGTTCCTCACAAGAAGCCTGATGGCAGCCTTGGTAATCCCCAGCACGGTGGCCTTCTCCTACGCCGGGGCGTTCGGGCTCTCCATACTCGTCTGGCAGCACCTCATCGGCCTGCCGCTGCACTGGCTGATATTGCCGCTCACGTTCATCATCCTGGTGGCGGTGGGTTCGGACTACAACCTGCTGTTGATCCTCCGTGTCAAAGAGGAGCTGCACGCCGGAATCCACACCGGCCTGATCCGCGCGCTCGGGAGCACGGGCGGCGTGGTGACGTCGGCGGGTCTGGTGTTCGCGTTCACTATGCTGGCGATGCTCACCAGCGACCTGCGGACCATCGGTCAGGTGGGTTCCACCGTGTGCATCGGCCTGCTGCTCGACACGCTGATCGTGCGGTCGTTCGTGGTGCCGTGCATCCTGCGAATCCTCGGGCCGTGGTTCTGGTGGCCGACCCTGGTGCGTTCCCGCCCGCTACCCCAGCGCTAG
- a CDS encoding glucose 1-dehydrogenase encodes MGRVDGKVALISGGARGMGAAHARLLVQEGAKVVIGDVLDDEGKALADDIGDAARYVHLDVTQPEQWDAAVATATGEFGKLNVLVNNAGIVALGQLKNFDLAKWQKVIDVNLTGTFLGMRAAVEPMTAAGSGSIINVSSIEGLRGAPAVHPYVASKWAVRGLAKSAALELAPLNIRVNSIHPGFIRTPMTAKLPEDMVTVPLGRPGEAHEVSTFVLFLASDESSYATGSEFVMDGGLVTDVPHKEF; translated from the coding sequence ATGGGACGGGTAGACGGAAAAGTTGCACTCATCAGTGGCGGTGCCCGCGGGATGGGCGCCGCACACGCGCGCCTGCTCGTCCAGGAGGGCGCCAAGGTGGTGATCGGCGACGTCCTCGACGACGAGGGCAAGGCGCTGGCCGACGACATCGGTGACGCCGCGCGCTACGTGCACCTCGACGTGACACAACCGGAGCAGTGGGACGCCGCCGTCGCGACGGCGACCGGCGAGTTCGGGAAGCTCAACGTGCTGGTGAACAACGCCGGCATCGTCGCCCTCGGGCAGCTGAAGAATTTCGATCTGGCCAAGTGGCAGAAGGTGATTGACGTCAACCTGACCGGCACCTTCCTGGGGATGCGCGCCGCCGTCGAGCCGATGACCGCGGCCGGGAGCGGCTCGATCATCAACGTGTCGTCGATCGAGGGTCTGCGCGGCGCCCCGGCCGTGCACCCGTACGTGGCGTCGAAGTGGGCGGTGCGTGGCCTGGCCAAGTCGGCGGCGTTGGAGTTGGCGCCGCTGAACATCCGGGTCAACTCGATCCATCCCGGCTTCATCCGCACCCCGATGACCGCCAAGCTGCCCGAAGACATGGTCACCGTCCCGCTGGGCCGCCCGGGCGAGGCGCACGAGGTGTCGACCTTCGTGCTGTTTCTCGCCAGCGACGAGTCGTCGTATGCCACCGGCAGCGAGTTCGTCATGGACGGCGGACTGGTGACCGACGTGCCGCACAAGGAGTTCTGA
- a CDS encoding NAD(P)H-dependent amine dehydrogenase family protein, producing the protein MAIRVAHVGTGNVGGLALAELITNPQFELTGVCVSTPEKVGRDAGELCGVGLDAPTLTGVAAVNDLDAVIAARPECVVYCAMGDTRLPDAMGDVMRILAAGINVVGSSPGLLQYPWGVMPDKYINRVEDAARQGNASIFISGVDPGFANDLIPFALAGTCQRVEQVRCMEIHDYASYNGAEVMHYMGFAQPLDEVPMLLQPGVLSIAWGTAIRQLAAGLGIEIDEIAESYQREPAPEDFDIAVGHVAKGTVAALQFEIRGMVDGRPAVVIEHITRLRPDLRPDWPQPASGGGSYRVEITGEPSYAVDIVPSSRKGDHNHAAIAGAAGRIVNAVPAVIAAPPGIRTTLDLPLVSGKGLYAPSDLVAS; encoded by the coding sequence ATGGCTATCCGCGTCGCGCACGTCGGTACCGGAAATGTCGGAGGGCTGGCGTTGGCCGAACTGATCACCAACCCGCAGTTCGAACTGACGGGCGTGTGCGTGTCGACGCCGGAGAAGGTGGGCAGGGACGCCGGGGAGCTGTGCGGCGTCGGCCTGGACGCCCCCACCCTGACCGGCGTCGCCGCCGTCAACGACCTCGACGCCGTCATCGCCGCCCGGCCCGAGTGCGTCGTCTACTGCGCCATGGGCGACACCCGGCTGCCCGACGCCATGGGCGACGTCATGCGCATCCTGGCCGCCGGCATCAACGTCGTCGGGTCCTCGCCCGGGCTGCTGCAATACCCGTGGGGCGTGATGCCCGACAAGTACATCAATCGCGTGGAAGACGCCGCCCGGCAAGGCAATGCGAGCATCTTCATCAGCGGCGTCGACCCGGGATTCGCCAACGACCTGATCCCGTTCGCGCTCGCCGGGACCTGCCAGCGCGTCGAGCAGGTGCGCTGCATGGAGATCCACGATTACGCGTCGTACAACGGCGCCGAGGTCATGCACTACATGGGGTTCGCGCAGCCCCTGGACGAGGTGCCGATGCTGCTGCAACCGGGCGTGCTCAGCATCGCCTGGGGCACCGCGATCCGTCAGCTGGCGGCCGGCCTGGGCATCGAGATCGACGAGATCGCCGAGTCCTACCAGCGCGAGCCTGCGCCCGAAGACTTCGACATCGCCGTGGGCCACGTCGCCAAGGGCACCGTGGCCGCGCTGCAGTTCGAGATCCGCGGCATGGTGGACGGCCGCCCGGCCGTCGTCATCGAGCACATCACCCGCCTGCGCCCCGATTTGCGACCCGACTGGCCGCAACCCGCCTCGGGCGGCGGCTCGTACCGCGTCGAGATCACCGGGGAGCCGTCCTACGCCGTGGACATCGTCCCGAGCAGTCGCAAGGGCGACCACAACCACGCCGCGATCGCCGGCGCCGCCGGGCGCATCGTCAACGCCGTCCCGGCGGTGATCGCGGCGCCGCCGGGCATCCGGACCACGCTCGACCTGCCGCTGGTCAGCGGTAAAGGTCTTTACGCGCCAAGCGATCTCGTGGCGAGTTAG
- a CDS encoding alpha/beta hydrolase, producing MAQRADVQFTSGDDRVSAWLYRPAGDDPAPLLVMAHGLGAVRTMRLDAYAERFSAAGYACLVFDYRNFGDSEGRPRQLLDIGMQLADWAAAVAYARTLDGIDRNRIGLWGTSFGGGHVIATAARLPGIAAVVAQCPFTDGVASARTLNPSVVARVTARAVRDVVAARLGKPPVMVATAGRPGEVALMNAPDVYPGYMRLVPAGQTVPNAVAARIGLKAIAYRPGRLAAKIGCPILFCVCETDSVAPAAPTLRYAAKAPRGEVRTYPDGHFAIYVDDAFERVVADQLAFLDRHLKKA from the coding sequence ATGGCACAACGCGCGGATGTCCAATTCACCTCGGGCGACGACCGCGTCAGCGCGTGGCTCTACCGCCCCGCGGGCGACGATCCCGCGCCGCTGCTGGTGATGGCCCACGGCCTGGGCGCGGTGCGCACCATGCGGCTGGACGCCTACGCCGAGCGGTTCAGCGCGGCCGGCTACGCCTGCCTGGTGTTCGACTACCGCAACTTCGGTGACAGCGAAGGGCGGCCGCGGCAGCTGCTCGACATCGGCATGCAGCTCGCCGACTGGGCCGCCGCGGTGGCCTACGCCCGCACCCTGGACGGCATCGACCGAAACCGGATCGGCTTGTGGGGCACGTCTTTTGGTGGTGGGCACGTGATCGCTACGGCGGCCCGGCTGCCGGGTATCGCGGCCGTCGTGGCCCAATGCCCGTTCACCGACGGCGTCGCCTCCGCGCGCACGCTGAACCCGTCGGTCGTCGCACGCGTCACCGCTCGAGCGGTGCGCGACGTCGTCGCGGCCCGTCTGGGCAAACCGCCGGTGATGGTCGCCACGGCGGGCAGGCCGGGCGAGGTCGCCCTGATGAACGCGCCCGACGTGTACCCGGGCTACATGAGGCTGGTGCCCGCGGGCCAAACCGTGCCCAACGCGGTCGCCGCCCGAATCGGGTTGAAGGCCATCGCCTATCGCCCGGGCCGCCTCGCCGCGAAGATCGGCTGCCCCATCCTGTTCTGCGTCTGCGAAACCGACTCGGTGGCCCCCGCGGCGCCGACGCTGCGCTATGCGGCCAAGGCTCCGCGCGGTGAGGTCAGGACGTATCCCGACGGGCATTTCGCGATCTATGTCGACGACGCGTTCGAGCGTGTTGTCGCCGACCAACTCGCCTTTCTCGACAGGCACCTGAAGAAAGCGTGA
- a CDS encoding PE family protein produces MSYLFTAAPEALVSTAADVESIGSAIRTAGANAAGPTTGLLAAAEDEVSAAVANLFGAYGQEYQAAVAQAAAFHAEFTQALAAAANTYAQAEAANAALMSHVSNELFGQAPVAGSSGGALTSIMKLASGDPLYALIMGGTNNPLPDADYVAAIFNSYIRSNPLFSSAIPQGLFTPEQFWPVTPQLGNMTFGQSVAQGVAILNNALLNPTTGVLAQGNSALVFGYSQSATIATNEIAALMAAGSPYQGQLSFMLVGNPNNPVGGILSRFPGFYIPFLDVAFNGATPPNSPYPTTIFTAQYDGIADLPQYPLNVISDLNAFMGYFFVHNTYPLMTAGQIANAVPLPTSPGYTGTDYYMLMTQNLPLLDPIRAIPYAGPPIADIFQPDLRVLVDMGYADFGPGLNYANVPTPAGLFSIGNPFTIIPDLALGAVQGPYGAAVEIGVEAGLLSPSLFPNAYPWVPSIDPGLNFFLGQPSTTLLSVLSGAAGDVLKLIPPVLN; encoded by the coding sequence ATGTCGTATTTGTTCACCGCCGCCCCTGAGGCGCTGGTGTCGACGGCCGCCGATGTGGAAAGCATCGGCTCGGCGATTCGCACCGCCGGCGCGAATGCGGCGGGCCCGACGACCGGCCTGCTGGCCGCGGCCGAGGATGAGGTGTCGGCGGCCGTCGCGAATCTCTTTGGCGCATACGGCCAGGAATACCAAGCGGCCGTCGCGCAAGCCGCGGCGTTTCACGCCGAGTTCACCCAGGCCCTGGCGGCCGCGGCGAACACCTACGCGCAGGCCGAGGCCGCCAACGCGGCCCTGATGTCTCACGTCTCGAACGAGCTGTTCGGGCAGGCGCCGGTCGCCGGCAGCTCGGGCGGCGCGTTGACGTCGATCATGAAGTTGGCCTCCGGGGACCCGCTTTATGCGTTGATCATGGGCGGCACCAATAACCCGCTACCCGACGCCGACTATGTGGCGGCCATTTTCAACTCGTACATCAGGTCCAATCCCCTGTTCTCGTCGGCCATCCCGCAGGGCCTGTTCACCCCGGAGCAGTTCTGGCCGGTGACCCCGCAGCTTGGCAATATGACGTTCGGCCAGTCCGTCGCCCAGGGCGTCGCGATCCTGAACAATGCGCTGCTCAATCCCACCACCGGGGTGCTCGCGCAGGGAAATAGCGCCCTCGTTTTCGGCTACTCGCAGAGCGCCACGATCGCCACCAACGAGATAGCCGCCCTCATGGCGGCCGGCTCGCCCTATCAGGGCCAGCTGTCCTTCATGCTGGTCGGTAATCCCAATAATCCCGTCGGCGGCATTCTCTCGCGCTTCCCCGGCTTCTACATTCCGTTCCTGGATGTGGCATTCAACGGCGCGACCCCGCCGAATTCGCCATATCCGACCACGATTTTCACGGCCCAATACGACGGCATCGCCGACCTGCCCCAGTATCCGCTCAACGTCATCTCGGACCTCAACGCCTTCATGGGCTACTTCTTCGTGCACAACACGTATCCGCTCATGACGGCCGGCCAGATCGCCAACGCCGTGCCCCTGCCGACGTCTCCGGGCTACACCGGCACCGACTACTACATGCTCATGACCCAAAACCTGCCGCTGCTGGACCCGATCCGCGCCATCCCCTATGCCGGTCCCCCGATCGCCGACATCTTCCAGCCCGATCTGCGGGTGCTGGTCGACATGGGCTATGCCGACTTCGGCCCCGGCCTCAACTATGCGAACGTCCCCACCCCGGCCGGGCTGTTCTCGATTGGCAACCCGTTCACGATCATCCCCGACCTGGCCCTGGGGGCCGTGCAGGGACCCTATGGCGCCGCGGTGGAAATCGGGGTGGAGGCGGGGTTGTTGTCGCCGTCCCTGTTCCCCAACGCCTACCCGTGGGTCCCCTCGATCGATCCGGGATTGAACTTCTTCCTCGGCCAGCCGAGCACGACGCTGCTGTCGGTGCTCAGCGGTGCCGCCGGGGACGTACTCAAACTCATTCCGCCGGTGTTGAATTGA
- a CDS encoding TetR/AcrR family transcriptional regulator, producing MPSENGLTRRDELLAVATKLFAARGYHGTRMDDVADVIGLNKATVYHYYASKSLILFDIYRQAAEGTLAAVHDDPSWTAREALYQYTVRLLTGIAANPERAAVYFQEQPYITEWFTSEQVAEVREKEAQVYEHVHGLIDRGIASGEFYECDSHVVALGYIGMTLGSYRWLRPSGRRTAKEIAAEFSTALLRGLIRDESIRQHSPLGP from the coding sequence ATGCCATCCGAGAACGGGTTGACGCGCCGCGATGAGTTGCTGGCCGTTGCCACCAAACTGTTCGCCGCCCGCGGCTATCACGGCACCCGGATGGACGACGTCGCCGACGTGATCGGCCTGAACAAGGCGACCGTCTACCACTACTACGCCAGCAAGTCGCTGATCCTGTTCGACATCTACCGCCAGGCCGCCGAGGGCACGCTGGCCGCCGTCCACGACGATCCGTCGTGGACGGCCCGCGAGGCGCTGTACCAATACACGGTCCGGCTGCTCACCGGGATCGCCGCCAATCCCGAGCGGGCCGCCGTCTACTTCCAGGAGCAGCCCTACATCACCGAATGGTTCACCAGCGAGCAGGTCGCCGAGGTCCGCGAGAAGGAGGCTCAGGTCTACGAGCACGTGCACGGGCTCATCGACCGCGGCATCGCCAGCGGCGAGTTCTACGAATGCGACTCCCACGTCGTGGCCCTGGGCTACATCGGGATGACGCTGGGCAGCTACCGCTGGCTGCGGCCGAGCGGACGGCGCACCGCCAAGGAGATCGCCGCCGAGTTCAGCACCGCGCTGCTGCGGGGTCTGATCCGCGACGAGTCGATCCGGCAGCATTCCCCGCTCGGGCCCTGA
- a CDS encoding NAD(P)(+) transhydrogenase (Re/Si-specific) subunit beta, which translates to MSYLVTVLYIISFALFIYGLMGLTGPKTAVRGNLIAAVGMAIAVGATLVKIRHTDQWVLIVAGLVVGVVLGVPPARLTKMTAMPQLVAFFNGVGGGTVALIALSEFIETTGFSAFQHGESPTVHIVVASLFAAIIGSISFWGSIIAFGKLQEIISGSPIGFGKAQQPVNLLLLAAAVAAAVVIGLHAHPGTGGVSLWWMIGLLAAAGVLGLMVVLPIGGADMPVVISLLNAMTGLSAAAAGLALNNTAMIVAGMIVGASGSILTNLMAKAMNRSIPAIVAGGFGGGGVAPSGDGGGDKHVKSTSAADAAIQMAYANQVIVVPGYGLAVAQAQHAVKDMASLLENKGVTVKYAIHPVAGRMPGHMNVLLAEAEVDYDAMKDMDDINDEFARTDVAIVIGANDVTNPAARNEASSPIYGMPILNVDKARSVIVLKRSMNSGFAGIDNPLFYAEGTTMLFGDAKKSVTEVAEELKAL; encoded by the coding sequence ATGAGCTACCTGGTCACCGTCCTCTACATCATTTCGTTCGCGCTGTTCATCTACGGCTTGATGGGCCTGACTGGGCCCAAGACCGCGGTGCGCGGCAACCTGATCGCGGCGGTCGGCATGGCCATCGCGGTGGGCGCGACGCTGGTCAAGATCCGGCACACCGACCAATGGGTGCTGATCGTCGCCGGCCTCGTCGTGGGCGTCGTGCTCGGCGTCCCGCCGGCCCGGCTGACCAAGATGACCGCCATGCCGCAGCTGGTGGCGTTCTTCAACGGCGTCGGCGGCGGCACCGTCGCGCTCATCGCGTTGTCGGAATTCATTGAGACCACCGGGTTTTCGGCCTTCCAGCATGGCGAGTCGCCGACGGTGCACATCGTGGTGGCGTCGTTGTTCGCCGCGATCATCGGGTCGATCTCGTTCTGGGGATCGATCATCGCGTTCGGCAAGCTGCAGGAGATCATCTCCGGATCGCCGATCGGCTTCGGGAAGGCCCAGCAACCGGTCAACCTGCTGCTGCTGGCCGCGGCGGTGGCCGCCGCGGTGGTCATCGGCCTGCACGCGCATCCCGGCACGGGTGGGGTATCGCTGTGGTGGATGATCGGCCTGCTGGCCGCCGCCGGTGTGCTGGGCCTGATGGTCGTGCTGCCCATCGGCGGCGCCGACATGCCGGTGGTCATCTCGCTGCTCAACGCCATGACGGGGCTCTCGGCCGCCGCGGCGGGGTTGGCGCTGAACAACACCGCGATGATCGTGGCCGGCATGATCGTCGGCGCGTCGGGCTCGATCCTGACCAACCTCATGGCCAAGGCGATGAACCGGTCCATTCCCGCGATCGTGGCGGGTGGTTTCGGCGGCGGCGGCGTGGCCCCCAGCGGCGATGGCGGCGGCGACAAGCACGTCAAGTCGACGTCGGCCGCCGACGCGGCGATCCAGATGGCCTACGCGAACCAGGTGATCGTCGTTCCGGGCTACGGCCTGGCCGTCGCGCAGGCCCAGCACGCCGTGAAGGACATGGCGTCGCTGCTGGAGAACAAGGGCGTCACGGTGAAGTACGCGATCCACCCGGTGGCCGGCCGGATGCCCGGGCACATGAACGTGCTGCTGGCCGAGGCCGAGGTGGATTACGACGCGATGAAAGACATGGACGACATCAACGACGAGTTCGCCCGTACCGATGTCGCGATCGTCATCGGCGCCAACGACGTCACCAACCCGGCGGCCCGCAACGAGGCGTCCAGCCCGATCTATGGCATGCCGATCCTCAATGTGGACAAGGCCCGGTCGGTGATCGTGCTCAAGCGGTCGATGAACTCCGGCTTCGCCGGCATCGACAATCCGCTGTTCTATGCCGAGGGCACCACGATGTTGTTCGGCGATGCCAAGAAATCCGTCACGGAGGTCGCCGAGGAACTCAAGGCCCTATAA
- a CDS encoding NAD(P) transhydrogenase subunit alpha, giving the protein MYDELLANLAILVLSGFVGFAVISKVPNTLHTPLMSGTNAIHGIVVLGALVVFGAVEHPSLAVQIILFVAVVFGTLNVIGGFIVTDRMLGMFKGKKPVPQGKSDEAVK; this is encoded by the coding sequence ATGTACGACGAGCTGTTGGCCAACCTGGCGATCCTGGTGCTGTCCGGATTCGTCGGGTTCGCGGTGATCTCCAAGGTGCCCAACACGCTGCACACGCCGCTGATGTCGGGGACCAACGCCATCCACGGCATCGTGGTGCTGGGCGCGCTGGTGGTGTTCGGCGCGGTGGAGCACCCGTCGCTCGCGGTGCAGATCATCCTGTTTGTGGCGGTGGTGTTCGGCACGCTGAATGTCATCGGCGGATTCATCGTCACCGACCGGATGCTGGGCATGTTCAAGGGCAAAAAGCCTGTGCCGCAGGGCAAGTCGGACGAGGCCGTGAAATGA
- a CDS encoding Re/Si-specific NAD(P)(+) transhydrogenase subunit alpha, whose translation MTGPQTTVGVVGESGEGERRVALVPKAVASLVNGGLAVVVESGAGEGALLPDELYTEAGASIGDAWAADVVVKVAPPTADEVARLRSGQTLVGFLAPRNADNSIGALAQAGVQAFALEAIPRISRAQVMDALSSQANVAGYKAVLLAASESTRFFPMLTTAAGTVKPASVLVLGVGVAGLQALATAKRLGARTSGYDVRPEVADQVRSVGARWLDVGSLNKVDASGEGGYARELTDEERAQQQKELEKAISGFDVVITTALVPGRPAPRLVTAAAVEAMKPGSVVVDLAGETGGNCELTEPGRTVVKHDVTIAAPLNLPATMPEHASELYSKNITALLDLLIKDGELAPDFDDEVVAAACVTRERGQ comes from the coding sequence ATGACAGGTCCGCAGACGACGGTCGGGGTGGTCGGCGAGTCCGGGGAGGGTGAGCGACGCGTCGCGCTGGTCCCGAAGGCAGTCGCGTCGCTGGTGAACGGCGGTCTGGCGGTGGTGGTCGAATCCGGCGCGGGCGAAGGGGCGCTGCTTCCCGACGAGCTCTACACCGAGGCCGGCGCGAGCATCGGGGACGCGTGGGCCGCCGACGTGGTCGTCAAGGTCGCGCCGCCGACGGCGGACGAGGTTGCCAGGTTGCGCAGCGGGCAGACGCTGGTCGGCTTCCTGGCGCCGCGCAACGCGGACAACTCGATCGGCGCGCTCGCCCAAGCGGGGGTGCAGGCGTTCGCGCTGGAGGCCATCCCGCGCATCTCGCGGGCGCAGGTGATGGACGCGTTGTCGTCGCAGGCCAACGTCGCCGGGTATAAGGCCGTGCTGCTGGCGGCTTCGGAATCGACCCGCTTCTTTCCCATGCTGACGACGGCGGCGGGAACGGTGAAGCCGGCCTCCGTGCTGGTGCTCGGCGTCGGCGTGGCCGGGCTGCAGGCGCTGGCGACGGCCAAGCGGCTGGGTGCGCGGACGTCCGGCTACGACGTGCGTCCCGAGGTGGCCGACCAGGTGCGGTCGGTGGGGGCGCGGTGGCTGGACGTCGGCTCCCTGAACAAAGTGGACGCGTCCGGCGAGGGTGGGTACGCCCGCGAGCTGACCGACGAGGAACGCGCCCAGCAGCAAAAGGAACTGGAAAAAGCCATCAGCGGATTCGACGTGGTGATCACCACGGCGCTGGTCCCGGGCCGGCCCGCGCCGCGACTGGTGACCGCCGCGGCGGTCGAGGCGATGAAGCCCGGCAGCGTGGTGGTGGATCTGGCCGGGGAAACCGGGGGCAACTGCGAGCTCACCGAACCGGGCCGGACGGTGGTCAAGCACGACGTCACCATCGCCGCGCCGCTGAACCTGCCGGCGACGATGCCCGAGCACGCCAGCGAGCTGTACAGCAAGAACATCACGGCGCTGCTGGACTTGTTGATCAAGGACGGCGAGCTGGCCCCGGACTTTGACGACGAGGTTGTGGCGGCGGCTTGCGTGACCCGTGAACGCGGACAGTAA